One region of Eretmochelys imbricata isolate rEreImb1 chromosome 2, rEreImb1.hap1, whole genome shotgun sequence genomic DNA includes:
- the SLC7A13 gene encoding solute carrier family 7 member 13 has translation MQLKRTIGYFDGVNFIIGTIVGAGIFVSPTGVLKCSLLNVGVALSIWTACGVISLMGALCYAELGTALPLSGGEYSHIKRALGSLPAFIFIWTATFTKPASNATRALLFAEYATQPFYGVCPAPELLKKCLALTVLWSLGILNGRSLKMAPWVQTVFTVLKMMALSVIGIGGIVLLVRGRKENLGRFENAFSSEIPDASQIAEAFFQGLYAYGGWWSLNYMAEEMINPSRNIPLTVMTAIPAVTLFYLLVNISYLTVLTPKEIVSSVAVAVTWADRVIPSVAWVIPLSVAASIFGALNSSMFTLARLSYAGSQSGHLPVLISMLNVHYWTPAPAMIFSTIIASIFIIPADLITLTNYFGFSVWLMIGLTCASLIILRYREPNLQRPYKVFLPVAFAMVAVSLFLVLAPIIWSPKVQYSYALLFMLGGLLIYLPFVHFKLHFNFVDKITCYLQLLLEVSPADVSADGKYE, from the exons ATGCAGCTCAAAAGAACAATAGGGTATTTTGATGGGGTAAATTTTATTATAGGCACCATAGTAGGTGCAGGGATCTTTGTGTCTCCCACAGGAGTGCTAAAATGCTCCTTACTTAATGTGGGTGTTGCGCTAAGCATCTGGACTGCTTGTGGAGTAATATCACTGATGGGAGCCCTCTGTTATGCAGAGCTGGGGACTGCCTTACCATTATCTGGAGGAGAATACAGTCACATAAAAAGAGCGCTTGGATCCCTACCTGCTTTCATCTTTATCTGGACGGCAACCTTTACCAAACCAGCATCAAATGCTACTCGAGCCTTGTTGTTTGCCGAATATGCTACCCAACCTTTCTATGGTGTATGCCCTGCACCAGAGCTGCTAAAGAAATGCTTGGCTTTGACAGTTCTTTGGTCTTTGGGGATTCTGAATGGCCGAAGTCTCAAAATGGCTCCTTGGGTTCAAACTGTTTTCACAGTACTGAAGATGATGGCACTATCTGTAATTGGCATAGGAGGCATTGTCCTGCTGGTtagaggaagaaaggagaattTAGGAAGGTTTGAGAATGCATTCAGCTCAGAGATTCCTGATGCCTCACAGATTGCAGAAGCTTTTTTCCAGGGATTATATGCATATGGCGGTTGGTGGTCCCTCAATTACATGGCAG aAGAGATGATAAATCCTAGTAGAAATATCCCCTTGACTGTGATGACTGCAATTCCTGCagtgactttgttttatttactggTAAACATCTCGTACCTGACAGTTCTGACACCTAAGGAAATTGTCTCCTCAG TTGCTGTGGCAGTCACTTGGGCTGACAGAGTGATCCCCTCCGTTGCTTGGGTCATTCCTCTCTCTGTTGCTGCCTCAATATTTGGTGCCCTCAACAGCAGCATGTTTACATTAGCACGATTAAGTTATGCTGGAAGTCAGTCGGGACACCTGCCTGTTTTAATATCCATGCTTAATGTCCACTATTGGACTCCGGCACCGGCCATGATTTTTTCAACCATCATTGCATCCATTTTTATTATCCCCGCTGATCTAATTACTTTAACAAATTACTTTGGATTTTCTGTATGGCTAATGATTGGACTGACTTGTGCCAGCCTGATTATACTCCGATACCGGGAACCTAATCTACAGCGACCATACAAG GTGTTTTTACCAGTTGCATTTGCAATGGTGGCAGTTTCTTTGTTCTTAGTTTTGGCTCCTATAATATGGTCTCCCAAGGTGCAGTATAGCTATGCCCTTCTCTTTATGTTGGGGGGACTTCTGATTTACCTGCCttttgtacattttaaattacattttaattttgttgacAAAATTACTTGTTACTTACAGCTACTGTTGGAAGTTTCTCCTGCTGATGTATCTGCTGATGGTAAATATGAGTAA